From Rana temporaria chromosome 5, aRanTem1.1, whole genome shotgun sequence:
aaacggtttctgagggaagcgtacgtggaaggctcggagcaaggcaggagcatggacatctgcggagggaacccaggaacgctcctctggaccataaccacgccagtggaccaaaaactgcacccgaccgcggaccaggcgtgagtccaggatattgctcacctcatactcctcatgattgcccacttggaccggacgaggccgaggaaccgaggaagtgaagcgattgcacaccagtggcttcaacagggagacattaaacacgttggagatccgcatgccaggtggaagcgcaagggcataggccaccgggtttaccctgcgaagcactcggaagggaccaacaaagcgaggagccagcttgggagtgggcacacgaaggttgaggttgcgggtggacaaccaaacacggtctccgacctggtaggaaggagcaggcgctcgtctgcgatcagcctggagtttctggcgctgcgcagagacctcaagggacttctggatctgtacccaagaagcacgtaggacggaaaggtgatcctccacagccggaatatcctggggagagaatgcctccggtaacacggccggttggaacccataattggccatgaagggagacgtcccagaggaggagttcaccgccgtgttcctggcaaactcagcccaaggcaggaggtcaacccaattgtcttggtgatcggagacatagcaacgaaggaattgctccaaggcctgattggatcgttctgcggccccattggactgagggtggtaggccgaggagaaggagagatgaatccccaactgggagcaaaaggcgcgccagaacctggacacaaactgactcccccgatccgacacaatctccctgggcaaaccgtgcaacaggaagacctccctggcaaaaatcgtggccaactcttgtgcagagggtaacttcttgagaggaacacagtggcacattttggaaaaccgatccacaatcatgagaatgaccgtatggccttgggatgcagggaggtccacgatgaaatccatccccaggtgcgaccatgggcgctccccggtggctatgggttgcagaaggcccaacggaaggtgccgaggggacttactctgggcacaaacggagcatgccgctacatatgcggcgatgtcggaacgtagggaaggccaccagaacagacgtgaaacagcccaagacagctgattctttccaggatgccccgcggtcttggagttatggtacgTTCGCAACAACCgtgtgcgcaactcctcaggcacaaaacatctgccgttgggtctcccagagggagcaccagattgagccgccaaaatctgctcacccaggggagaggtcaggctggtgcgaatggcggccaggatctgattcggaggtatgaccgaagtcggaatcgattcctccctggacagctcggagtactgccgtgataaggcatccgccctgatgttcttggaaccgggtaggtaggagaccacgtaattaaaacgtgacaagaacagagcccatctggcctgacgtggtgacaatctcttggcctcagaaaggtaggtcagattcttgtggtccgtcaggatgagaaccggaaccaccgagccctcgagcaagtgcctccattctttaagggcctgcacgatggccaataactccctgtcaccaatctgatagttgcactccgcgggagacagtttccgggagtaaaacccacaaggaagcagaggaccctctggtgttctacgctgagacagaagagcgcctactcccgtctcagacgcgtccacctcgaggacaaagggcaacccagggttgggatgcgacagaatcggagccgacacaaaggcggattttagggcctcaaaagctcggatggcctcgaatggccagacctgggaattactgcccttcctggtcagatccgtgagaggcttggccagcatggaaaagtccctgatgaacttccgataataattggcgaagcccaaaaagcgctgcagggaacgaaggccactgggctggggccactgtaagacagccgaaaccttctcaggatccatggagaacccctcagcggaaatgatgtaacctaggaaggttacctgggatcggtgaaattcgcatttctcaagcttaccgaacagcttgttctctcgtaaccgttgcaacactcgtttgacatccagaatgtgggcctccatggattcagaatataccaagatgtcatccaaatagaccaccacacactgctgcaacaggtcacggaaaacatcattgatgaattcctgaaagactgcgggcgcattgcacaacccaaagggcataaccaaggattcataatgaccggtccgggtgttaaacgcagtcttccactcatcgcccgccttgatccttaccaggttatatgccgccctcaggtcgagtttggtaaagaccgtggcccctttaaggcgatcgaacagctcggaagtcaagggtatcgggtaagcgttcttgatcgtgatgcgattgagacccctgtaatcgatgcaaggcctcaactcactgcccttctttttcacaaagaaaaatccagcccctgccggggacgaggatttgcgaatgtgcccgcgtgaaagcgcctccatcacgtactcctccatggcctcattctccgctaccgacagtggatagaccctgccacgaggaggaacggcaccaggttgtaactctatggcacaatcgtatgggcggtgcggaggtagagcaaccgcgcgcaccttatcgaatacatcccggtactcctcgtattcaggaggcaacagagagtccgaggaagtacacagcaacttgacaggcccatggatgcaactagccccacactgcggtgaccacgagaggatctcggccgatctccaatcgaaagtcggattatgcttctggagccaggggtaccccaagaccaccgagtagtgtggagacaaaataacctggaagcagaccaactctctgtgaacggcaccaatggctatccccactggaagggtctcatgagtcacgtgtgacggctggaggggtctgccgtctatcgcctcaagagccagcggggaacctcgagcctgcagaggaatggaattggcggcagcgaacacaCTATCAATGaacaaaccaccagcaccagagtccaccaacgcctgggtcatcaccgagcccccgacccaggagaggacaacagtgatcagtggtttgtcaacacgggaaaccggggacgaggagactccacccaagatctgcccccgacaggatctcaggtgcgagcgtttcccggacggttcggacatgccaaccgaaaatgaccaccgagaccacagtacatgcatcggccctcgcgtctccggagtgccctctccccctcggacaggcgagcaaaccccagctgcatgggttcacccccagacaagtcaaccccaggaggcgtgggaggagagggaggcacgggtgggacagcaaacttaggcgccaaactgttaggaggcctccgcaggcactccttaaaggaaggtctctccctgagtctggtgtcaatcaaaatcaggaaagaaataagagcctcgagctccactggtaggtccttagctgcaatctcatccttcaaggcatccgagagaccatgagagaaagcagcgaccagagcctcattattccagcccacctctgctgccagggtacgaaactcaatggcgtattcggctacggatcgtgaaccctgtctgacggacataaggagcttcgcagcagaggcagcgtgagccggcacatcgaataccttccgaagagaagcaacaaaaccgtaaaactcggcaaccaccggattgttgttctcccataaagggctggcccaggccaaggccctgtccgagagcagcgagatcaaaaagcccacctttgatctctcagtaggaaaggcatgtggcagcaactcgaaataaatgcccacctggttaaggaaacctcggcactgagttggctctcccccaaagcgctgtggaaggggggcagaaccggtcataccccgaaacaccgcaggcgcaacaacaggtgtcgaggtagacactggcgcaacaaccggagcggcagtaggagcgggcccaggagcgaccaccgacccatcggcaacgggagcgaaatgagccgtgcgttcaagcagggtttgcaacgccacagcGAACCGACCcaacaggtgatcctgctgatcaagtctggcaaccagcgtgggtagcgaggatggccctgtaccgtcagaattcatggcttggtcctaatgtcacggaaccatgaaccagacgtacaacaagagataagtgaaaataagaatgctttattgaaaatcaagctgtaaagcaaaagtccaaacggatggtgaaaaccgaagcagagtctttgcgaagccagagatcaggaaccagaagggtagtcaggcgaagccagagatcaggaaccagaagggtagtcagacgaagccaggatcaggaaccagcagggtagtcagacgaagccaggatcggaaccagaagcagcagccgtcttagaagcatgtgaacacaggaggaccaagcaaggaactgaagccacagactcctatatatatgagccaggcatccagctcctcccagtgggaaggaggagccgcagggtgggaggctacaagaaacccagaaaccaagatggccgccagcacatgtcaaacgaaggaggacagcaaggaggtaagaccatgacactgaGGTTCCTGTGGGTCAGCTTAATAGGACATCATGGAAAAATAAAAGCAGAGAGATACCGCCATAGCATATTTCCATTTatttaaaagtttaaaacaaacacaagtgacgagtggaggcttactttaaaagtgcccacatcccggcactgaggctttgggCTTGAGTCAGAAAGTACGATCCTGAGGACCAGTTCCGTAGAGAGTAATGTCCGCGCTGGGATGTTCtacagcgtgcgttccacctcgcaGGAGCTGAGAGCCAGCTGGACAGGAAGCTGTGCGTGATCTGCgtgtcgcctcgacgtacgtttcagtaatccgtcatcaggaagcgcttcctgatgacggattactgaaacgtacgtcgaggcgacacGCAGATCACGCACAGCTTCCTGTCCAGCTGGCTCTCAGCTCCtgcgaggtggaacgcacgctgtaGAACATCCCAGCGCGGACATTACTCTCTACGGAACTGGTCCTCAGGATCGTACTTTCTGACTCAAGcccaaagcctcagtgccgggatgtgggcacttttaaagtaagcctccactcgtcacttgtgtttgttttaaacttttaaatAAATGGAAATATGCTATGGCGGTATCTCTCTGCTTTTATTTTTCCATGATGTCCTATTAAGCTGACCCACAGGAACCTCAGACTATCCACAATCTGTCCAGGGTGACAGCAAAGCTTTATTTGacctttttttagttaaaaaggtcaactacatgcggtaaggggccatcctttatGCACGTTTGGGTGATAGGATTGGTGAAGGTGTAATTCCTGCTTCTCTGCAACTTACCACACATGTAGTGATGATTAAGGAATTTATGGACATTTACATTCCAAGATTATGGACTTTTCTGTGTGATTTCTCATTGGTTTACATTTTGTGATCCATTCACATTGATATAATATTTGTTGAatatttttctgtttatttatttaaccccttttttttggTACTCAGTGCACATGCACTCTATTTATTCGCTGTATAGTACACATATGGCAAGTTTTTTTGTGATTCACATATAGGTTTTATGTACCTACTTTCTTCGTTTGTAtatattgcacatgcactttatttatttgctgTTTGGCACACATATGGCAAGTTTTGCGATCCCCATTAGGATCTTTATGTATTGATATTTCACAGTTATATTAATCTTGCACTGTCTGCACAGGCGCTTTATTGCTACTTCTTATTGGATTTTCATACTATTATCAGCGCCCCCTACCCACTCCTTTTTTCACATGTCGATTCTTATTTGAATTGTTTGGGGAgcagcttttttgttttttgttttagttttgtattTATAGTTTGGCGCGAGATCTTTATTTCATGGCAACTTATAGCTATGAGATTTAATCCAACTAGCCACAAAAATCCCAGATTCATTATATTGAGGAGTTCCCTGATTTTCATGCTTGTCCAATGGATTTAAGCATGTACAGTATCTGGAAGCTCTGACTTCAACTTTCCTGATCTACATTATTCTTGGATCAgtgttttaggctgcattcacacctaggcgtaggcaatagcggcgtttttatcggcgtttttttcggcgttttgtcgcgcgtatatgcgcgtttgcgcgcgtttgcatacagcgtcttccgacgtttttgtacctcGTCGTTTTTCATATaatccaataggaaaaattatcatccctgacatcacttgttgctatcctaggattttttttttcctcttcctgtgttAATATACCTCTTCCGGGTCATCATTGTGCTTCCGACTCCACACTGAGAAAATGAGCGACGATGAGATGGCATGTATGCTGGCAGCAGCCACCGCCACCTCGTATATGCTATACCAGGgacagaggagaaggaagagggcacgGAGATACTGGATCCACCCTGTTATTGCCGGTCGGGAAGAGACAGGCCAATTTTGGGTCCTTTATAATGATCTCCGAGAGCACGAGGAGAAATTTCTGGACTACACCAGGATGTCAATTAAAAGGTTAGTAAAAAGTATCTGTATTCATTCTTTTTGACATTGTACCTTTCCATGTCCACTAAAAaccccatttatttttattaacagcttcgaTGAGTTGCTTGAACTGCTCAGCGGTAGATTACAGAGGATGGACACCTTTTTCCGCAATTCCATACCCCCTGTGGAGCGACTTATCATCACACTGAGGTAAGGTTAAAAATCTTTGTCAAATTTATTGTgctgatatatgtttttttttttaaattttccaaaATGATGCTCTAgtgcccataaaaaaaaataaaaaaaaatgtagaaaacccAAAAGAaagctaccgtatttgccggggtATAAGACCACTGTgtgtaagacgaccccctaattttacatccaaaatgttggttttgtgatatactcaccttataagactacccccttccgacTATTCAtgactcgcctcacggtgccaccattacattccagactgtgccccattacatgccagactgtgccccattacattccagactgtgccccattacattccagactgtgccccattacattccagactgtgccccattacatgccagactgtgccccattacatgccagactgtgccccattacatgccagattgagccccattacatgacagactgtgccccattacatgccagattgtgccccattacatgccagacctgccccattacatgccagactgtgccccattacatgccagattgagccccattacatgacagactgtgccccattacatgccagactctgccccattacatgccagattgagccccattacatgacagactgtgccccattacatgccagattgtgccccattacatgccagacctgccccattacatgccagactgtgccccattacatgccatattgtgccccattacatgccagacctgccccattgcATGTCCAGACCGGCCCCTTTACATGATcagaccgtgcccttaccttTGCGAATCGTGGCCGTACGTTtcttcaaaagccgtgcctcctacatcttctgttccgtgataggcggaacattcagcgtcctatgaggcactgtgttcagtgttcgtccatcacggaggccctctcgtccgaggacgagagggcctccatgataggcggacaCCAAACGCACCAAACACTATTGCATACATTACCCAATACTAATATATTTGTATATGCATCTAATATTAAAAAACACACGTTTTAGaaggtccaattttttttatttttttatacagaatATTAAAAACTATATTCatcaaatttgtgtttttttatttttgtcaacaAAAAGAAATCAAGCAAACGTTGCTCATAGAACAGTTTATTAAAGATTTTGGAAACTTTTAGGGGATTCCCCTGTGTCATCCACTGACATGCCAGCATGTATTGATTGGTCAAAACGTGACCGTTTGGAAGTAGACGTACTAGCATGCGTCCAACGGGAAGGTGGTgttgctggtggtggtggtggtgttggtgtagGTTGGGGATTGTAAGGTGGGAGTGTAGGCAGGTGTGGGTAATCAGAATAAGTCGATGTCGTCCGAGAAGGGTAATAAGTAGGAGGTTGTGTCGGCAGATGAAGTGTTTGGGAAGTCGGAGGATGGTAGGCAGAAGGTGTCGTCTGTGGGTGTGTGTAAGGTGAAAGTGTTTGGGTAGTCTGAGGAGGGTAGGTAGAAGTTTGCGTCTGCAGGTGCGTAAAATCAGGAACTGTTGTGGAAGTATGAGTAGTGTATGCAGAAGGTGGTGTTGGTAGATGAGGGTGGGTAGAAAGTGTTGTCGTCTGAGTCGGGTAAGGTGGTGTGGGTTGAGGTAGGTGGCTGGGAAAAGGTGGTGCTGTGAAGTGAGGAAGTGGTGGTGCTGACATATGTTGCGGGGGGTGGGTAGCATAAGGACCATAGGGTGGTGGTGGTTCTGGGGATTGGTATGGTTCCTCTGGTGGTATGAATGTGGCAATGTACCGTATGGTACCTGCCAACATATCAGCTTGTAGCCTTTTCGGAACCCTGTCCATCAGCTCCCCCAGACATTTGGCAGACATGTGTCCGTATGAACGGTTAGTACCCATTCTCTCTTTCATGTCTGCCATTATCTCTAACATTAGTTTCACATTGGGGTCTGGATCCGGAGCCTTCCTTCTGATCCCTCTCGCAGCTACACGCGGTAACGGCCTTGGTGTGGACTCCTCCTCTCCCACAGGTGTTGCCGTCGTGGATTGTGAAGAAGTGGCCAACTGGCTTTCCGGCTCCAGACCCGCCAGTGCCTGATCGGCAGAATTTATGCTGCAGCTATCCATCCCGACAGGGGCGGTTGGAGCTGCTTCCTCCCAGCTGTTTTCAGTGCTGAAAATATAAATGAGTTATTATAACTTACGTATACCAATTTCGTTTACTGTCCTTAGTACAGATAATAGTTTACCTCGCCAAAGTCAATGAAGGTCTAAGGAATTCCAATTCCTTCGCATGGATATATTCCTTCGGGGCACATGCCGACGATCCACTTCTGGTATTCCTTATTAGTCTCATATAGCGTGTATAGGCGTCACGAATACTCTTCcacttattttttatcattttaactgtcaaaaacaaaataaaataatatatattattgtcTTTGTAGGTATTTATCGACTGGACAGTCTCTAGGAAGTCTACATTATGCCTTCCGTATAGGCAAGTCTACAGCGAGTTACATCATACGTGACACCTGCTCTGCTATATGGGAGGTTCTCCAGGAAGTAGTGTTCAAGAAACCTACTGCACAGGAATGGGCACAGATTGCGGAGGTATTCTGGCAACGCTGCAACTTTCCCAATTGTgtcggagcaatagatgggaagcacatTAGGATTGTGAAGCCCATGACAAGTGGAAGCGAATTCTTCAACTACAAGAAATACTTCTCATTTGTATTGATGGCTGTGGCTGATGCAAACTATTGTTTTACATACATAGACATTGGGTCATATGGCAGCAGCGCGGACTCAACTATCTTTGGGAACTCTTCCTTTGGTCAAATGCTGCGAACAGATGGTCTTGACCTACCAGAATGCAGTCCACTCCCAGGCACAAATGGCCCTCCCCTACCCAGTGTATTTGTGGGTGATGAGGCCTTTTCTTTGGGGACAAATCTCCTACGGCCTTATTCGGGTCATAGTTTAACACAGGAGAGGAGCGTATTCAACTACCGCCTAACCAGAGCACGGCGAGTAGTTGAATGCGCTTTTGGTATACTTACCAATAAGTGGCGGCTCCTGCACACTCCCATAGTGTTAAACATGCAGAATGCCGTCAC
This genomic window contains:
- the LOC120941252 gene encoding uncharacterized protein LOC120941252 translates to MSDDEMACMLAAATATSYMLYQGQRRRKRARRYWIHPVIAGREETGQFWVLYNDLREHEEKFLDYTRMSIKSFDELLELLSGRLQRMDTFFRNSIPPVERLIITLRYLSTGQSLGSLHYAFRIGKSTASYIIRDTCSAIWEVLQEVVFKKPTAQEWAQIAEVFWQRCNFPNCVGAIDGKHIRIVKPMTSGSEFFNYKKYFSFVLMAVADANYCFTYIDIGSYGSSADSTIFGNSSFGQMLRTDGLDLPECSPLPGTNGPPLPSVFVGDEAFSLGTNLLRPYSGHSLTQERSVFNYRLTRARRVVECAFGILTNKWRLLHTPIVLNMQNAVTAVKAACALHNFVRQRDGFDFEEPVAETLERAQWTGVRGNRQGSYVRDQYAAYFMSPAGQPELLNPLRGVLPKVRVRRHGNPSHNQNRHRRLALQIRHLRLLPIHPSLWCWHGIKWRNSYYFATKLTFGSKSSPWLFDDFTQTLTWILLHQAQCQEVIHYLDDFLLTEQPGTPPGDLDKLRLVFGNLNVPIAEHEVDDPAHSITFLGINLNTTSMQASLPLRQTDAHQVSPPKFHPDTGLHQETVAVPPGNAQFHYKDRPSRPVLRVTPPGFPFPVTGPRSDPQTRYRSFSGPLDVERVSH